One window from the genome of Deltaproteobacteria bacterium encodes:
- the dnaJ gene encoding molecular chaperone DnaJ produces the protein MAKRDYYEILGLSREATQEEIKKVYRQLALKYHPDRNPGDKQSEEKFKEAAEAYEVLADAEKRERYDRFGHAGLNGTGFHPFTNVDDIFSSFGDIFEDFFGFGGSSRGRRGRSRRGGDLSCEVGIEFLEACTGLEKKIEITKKEKCTACHGSRGAAGSSRQTCLQCQGSGQIGHRQGFFVVSATCDRCDGEGTILSHPCADCRGSGLVKKTKKLSIKIPPGIDNGVRLVLQGEGEAGQDDGPSGDLYVFVRVGSHDFFERDGDTIYCEIPVSMTQAALGGEIEVPTPYGNEKVKIPKGIENGETIVLKGKGFPHLRGQKKGDQVLKILVKTPRPLNKRQEELLHEFAVLSGEEGVTPHSPKKKKGFFS, from the coding sequence ATGGCGAAAAGGGATTATTACGAGATCTTGGGTCTTTCCAGGGAGGCGACCCAAGAAGAGATCAAAAAAGTCTATCGCCAGCTGGCCCTCAAATACCATCCCGACCGGAATCCCGGGGACAAACAATCAGAGGAAAAATTCAAGGAGGCGGCCGAGGCTTACGAAGTCCTGGCGGATGCCGAAAAGAGGGAGCGCTACGACCGTTTTGGTCATGCCGGTTTGAACGGCACCGGGTTTCACCCGTTTACCAATGTGGACGATATTTTTTCCTCCTTCGGGGATATCTTTGAGGACTTCTTCGGTTTCGGAGGGAGTTCGAGGGGGCGTCGGGGAAGAAGCCGGCGCGGGGGAGACCTCTCCTGTGAGGTCGGGATCGAGTTCCTGGAGGCCTGCACCGGTCTTGAAAAGAAGATTGAGATCACTAAAAAGGAAAAATGCACCGCCTGTCACGGTAGTAGGGGGGCGGCCGGTTCCAGCCGTCAGACCTGCCTTCAGTGTCAGGGGAGCGGCCAGATTGGGCACCGTCAGGGGTTCTTTGTGGTCAGCGCCACTTGTGACCGGTGTGACGGGGAGGGGACGATTCTCAGCCACCCCTGCGCCGATTGCCGTGGTTCCGGGTTGGTCAAAAAAACGAAGAAACTCTCCATCAAGATCCCGCCCGGGATTGATAACGGTGTTCGGCTCGTCCTTCAGGGAGAGGGGGAGGCCGGTCAGGATGACGGGCCGTCGGGGGATCTGTATGTTTTCGTTCGTGTGGGAAGCCACGATTTTTTTGAAAGGGACGGGGATACAATCTACTGTGAGATTCCTGTTTCCATGACCCAGGCGGCGTTAGGCGGTGAGATCGAGGTGCCAACCCCTTATGGCAACGAAAAGGTCAAGATCCCGAAGGGGATTGAAAATGGAGAGACGATTGTGCTGAAGGGAAAAGGTTTCCCGCACTTAAGGGGCCAAAAAAAGGGAGATCAGGTCTTGAAAATCCTGGTGAAGACCCCGAGGCCCCTGAATAAACGTCAGGAGGAACTGCTCCACGAATTTGCCGTGCTTTCCGGTGAAGAAGGGGTGACACCCCATTCCCCCAAAAAGAAAAAGGGGTTTTTCAGTTGA
- a CDS encoding lysophospholipase, producing the protein MNYEEARIRTGPAGEGFSLYYQAWRVSSPKTILIFVHGLGEHSGRYKNLVTYFSPRNYTLYGYDQRGHGKSPGPRAHVDRFDLLLEDLDQLIRFVRKNEQCQKLFVIGHSFGGQVLLNYCLDFPGNMDGAIFSSPNIRVAFPISPLKVRLAHFVDRFFPELSLPNDLNPDHISHDPAVVKAYTSDPLVSKKITVRLGKEILDNQAVLMNRAGQFDTPSLFLHAGDDKICSRPATEEFFDKIPISDKVLKTYDGFYHELFNEIGQERVFGDIERWLEQKLKL; encoded by the coding sequence TTGAATTACGAAGAAGCCAGGATTCGGACCGGCCCCGCCGGCGAGGGTTTTTCCCTCTATTATCAAGCCTGGCGTGTCTCTTCACCGAAGACAATCTTGATCTTTGTCCATGGCCTCGGTGAACACAGCGGCCGGTACAAAAATCTTGTTACCTATTTTTCCCCACGAAACTACACCCTCTATGGTTATGACCAGAGGGGGCATGGCAAGAGTCCGGGCCCAAGGGCTCATGTGGACCGGTTCGACCTTCTTCTGGAGGACCTCGATCAACTCATCCGGTTTGTCCGAAAAAATGAACAATGCCAAAAACTCTTTGTCATCGGTCATAGTTTCGGCGGTCAGGTGCTCTTGAACTACTGTCTGGACTTTCCGGGGAATATGGATGGCGCTATTTTTTCCTCTCCCAATATCCGGGTCGCCTTTCCGATTTCGCCGCTCAAGGTCAGGCTGGCCCATTTTGTGGATCGATTTTTCCCGGAACTGTCGCTTCCGAATGATCTGAATCCGGATCATATTTCGCACGACCCTGCGGTGGTCAAGGCCTATACCAGTGATCCCCTTGTCTCAAAAAAGATTACCGTTCGTTTGGGAAAGGAGATCCTGGATAACCAGGCGGTGTTGATGAACAGGGCAGGGCAGTTTGATACCCCCTCCCTCTTTCTCCATGCTGGGGATGACAAGATCTGTTCCCGTCCGGCCACCGAAGAATTCTTTGACAAGATCCCAATTTCGGATAAAGTCCTGAAAACCTACGACGGTTTTTATCATGAGCTGTTCAACGAGATCGGTCAGGAGAGGGTCTTTGGGGATATCGAACGATGGCTCGAACAAAAATTAAAATTGTAG
- the nadB gene encoding L-aspartate oxidase translates to MELETDFLVVGSGIAGLWFALEAAEQGSVIVVTKKDQAESNTNYAQGGIASVFSSQDSFQSHIQDTLNAGAGLCRPEVVRMVIEEGPQEVMKMVERGVAFTRKNKEEFDLGREGGHSARRILHAQDMTGAEIERALLNLIAKNKNISMLQHHFGIDLITSRQLGIRPPEAGGEACLGLYLLDQKTKVVKTIRAKVTLLATGGAGKVYLYTSNPDIATGDGMAMAYRAGARMGNLEFVQFHPTCFFNTRDSYPKSDSSNGRRFLISEAVRGEGAALRLKNGEPFMQKYHPQKELAPRDSVARAIDSELKRTGDDYVLLDITGKPASFIKERFPNIYNQCLRYGVDITAEPIPVVPAAHYFCGGVVTDSDGKTSIGGLYAAGEVSCTGLHGANRLASNSLLEAVVFAKRAAKAAIQEIKEYRPEGPLRGRLHPALPVEGATRAPENDEQIVITHNWEEIRRLMWHYVGIVRSDKRLARAKARIDLLQEEIKEYYWNFRLTSDLLELRNIATVADLVIQCAQARKESRGLHYNTDHPETRREFEKDTVI, encoded by the coding sequence ATGGAATTAGAAACTGATTTTCTGGTGGTTGGCAGTGGGATCGCCGGCCTCTGGTTTGCCCTGGAAGCGGCTGAACAGGGCTCCGTCATCGTTGTCACCAAAAAAGATCAGGCTGAATCGAATACCAATTACGCCCAGGGGGGGATCGCCTCTGTCTTCAGTTCCCAGGATTCTTTTCAGTCCCATATTCAGGACACCTTGAACGCCGGCGCCGGGCTCTGCCGCCCTGAGGTTGTCCGAATGGTTATTGAAGAAGGGCCCCAGGAAGTGATGAAGATGGTTGAGCGGGGTGTTGCCTTTACCAGAAAAAATAAAGAGGAGTTTGATCTCGGACGGGAAGGGGGTCATTCAGCGCGAAGGATACTGCACGCCCAGGATATGACCGGCGCCGAAATAGAGCGGGCGCTCCTCAACCTTATTGCCAAAAATAAAAATATCTCCATGCTACAGCATCATTTTGGAATTGATCTGATTACAAGTCGTCAACTCGGGATTAGACCGCCGGAGGCAGGAGGTGAGGCCTGTCTCGGACTTTACCTGCTCGATCAAAAAACAAAGGTTGTGAAAACAATCCGGGCCAAGGTTACGCTTCTGGCAACCGGCGGGGCCGGAAAGGTCTACCTCTATACCTCAAACCCGGATATTGCCACCGGTGACGGGATGGCAATGGCCTACCGGGCCGGGGCCCGGATGGGTAACCTTGAATTTGTGCAATTTCACCCGACCTGTTTTTTTAACACCAGAGATTCCTATCCGAAGAGTGATTCATCCAACGGGAGACGTTTTCTAATTTCAGAGGCGGTCCGGGGTGAAGGAGCGGCACTCCGGCTGAAGAATGGCGAACCGTTCATGCAAAAATACCACCCGCAAAAGGAATTGGCCCCTCGCGATAGCGTAGCCCGGGCCATCGACTCCGAACTGAAAAGAACAGGGGACGACTACGTCCTCCTCGATATCACCGGCAAGCCGGCCTCCTTTATCAAGGAACGATTCCCCAATATTTACAACCAGTGCCTTCGTTACGGGGTCGATATCACAGCGGAGCCGATCCCGGTCGTCCCGGCGGCCCACTATTTTTGTGGAGGGGTTGTCACCGACAGCGATGGAAAAACCAGCATCGGTGGGCTTTATGCCGCTGGTGAAGTCTCCTGCACCGGTCTCCATGGGGCAAACCGCCTCGCCTCCAATTCACTTCTGGAGGCGGTGGTGTTTGCTAAACGGGCCGCAAAAGCAGCAATCCAAGAAATAAAAGAATACAGGCCCGAAGGGCCGTTGAGGGGGAGGCTCCATCCGGCTCTGCCGGTGGAGGGGGCGACGCGAGCCCCTGAAAACGACGAACAGATTGTAATCACCCACAATTGGGAAGAGATCCGGCGTCTGATGTGGCACTATGTGGGTATTGTTCGTTCCGACAAGAGGCTGGCAAGAGCCAAGGCGAGAATTGACCTGCTCCAGGAAGAGATCAAGGAGTATTATTGGAATTTTCGCTTAACCAGTGATCTCCTGGAACTTCGCAATATCGCCACGGTCGCTGATCTGGTCATTCAATGCGCCCAGGCAAGAAAGGAAAGTCGAGGACTCCACTATAATACTGATCATCCTGAAACCAGGCGGGAGTTTGAGAAGGATACGGTTATTTAA
- the pgsA gene encoding CDP-diacylglycerol--glycerol-3-phosphate 3-phosphatidyltransferase: MAWLEKKPFFRRRRFERKEFLGLPNYLTYGRIAAIPVIVFLLMSLHPDGGRVIHPRVYHWDHFASFLATVIFIVAALSDVVDGYYARRYNFTSSFGKFLDPLADKLLSTAVLILLIPIRRIAAWVVLILISREIAITTLRAIAADEGIVIAASRWGKYKTVMENFALGFFIYYYPALGLNTRAIANILIVMTILLSLGSGIHYIIGFFREVFAKGDSPKGISS; this comes from the coding sequence ATGGCATGGCTCGAGAAGAAACCGTTCTTTCGTCGGCGCCGTTTTGAAAGAAAAGAATTCCTGGGTCTTCCCAATTACCTCACCTATGGGAGGATCGCCGCCATACCGGTCATTGTCTTCCTCCTCATGAGTCTCCATCCGGACGGGGGAAGGGTGATTCACCCAAGGGTTTACCACTGGGATCATTTTGCCAGTTTTTTGGCCACCGTTATTTTTATCGTGGCCGCCTTGTCGGATGTGGTTGACGGGTATTACGCCCGTCGGTACAACTTCACCAGTTCCTTCGGCAAATTTTTGGACCCGTTGGCCGATAAGCTTCTTTCCACAGCAGTCCTGATCCTCCTCATCCCGATTCGCCGGATTGCGGCGTGGGTTGTCCTGATACTGATCTCCAGAGAGATTGCCATCACGACCCTCCGTGCGATCGCCGCCGATGAGGGGATTGTGATCGCCGCCTCCCGATGGGGGAAATACAAGACGGTCATGGAAAACTTTGCCCTCGGGTTTTTCATTTACTACTACCCGGCCCTCGGCCTCAATACCCGAGCAATCGCCAACATCCTCATCGTGATGACGATCCTCCTTTCCCTCGGTTCCGGAATCCACTACATCATCGGCTTCTTCAGGGAGGTTTTTGCAAAGGGTGATTCACCCAAGGGGATTTCCAGTTGA
- a CDS encoding integration host factor subunit beta yields the protein MNKSGLVQTIADKAKLTKKRAEDLVDLIFNSMSEALLQGDRIEIRGFGSFVVRVYESYTGRNPRTGESIQVKPKKLPFFKVGKELKEKVDGKIAKKSPAGE from the coding sequence ATGAATAAATCAGGGTTAGTACAAACGATTGCCGACAAGGCGAAATTGACGAAGAAGCGAGCTGAAGACTTGGTTGATCTCATCTTCAATTCCATGTCCGAGGCGTTGCTCCAGGGGGACAGGATCGAGATCAGGGGGTTCGGCAGTTTCGTTGTGAGGGTTTACGAGTCCTATACCGGGCGCAACCCGCGCACGGGAGAATCGATCCAGGTCAAGCCGAAGAAACTTCCCTTCTTCAAGGTGGGCAAGGAACTCAAAGAAAAGGTTGACGGCAAAATTGCAAAAAAGTCTCCAGCCGGCGAGTAG
- the dprA gene encoding DNA-protecting protein DprA, which translates to MQKSLQPASREYPSLLKEIPQPPAVLYYEGELDCLQEPAIAIVGSRHPSEYGRTVTLRLAKEIAERGIVVVSGFAQGIDLMAHQGALEGGGKTIAVLGAGLDIDYPRGDQVWRREIRQKGLLLTELPPGTPPLSHNFPLRNRIISGLSLGVVVVEAALNSGSLITAQWALEQNREIFAVPGPVDSPQSFGPHSLIQKGAKLVQRVEDILDEFPLFQVKQPQRDVERGDASPCGKPLYNHLKEEEKKILLQLTPTPKSVDEIMRRVNMESGAVLATLLSLELRGVIQQHPGKQFSILREGS; encoded by the coding sequence TTGCAAAAAAGTCTCCAGCCGGCGAGTAGAGAATACCCATCCCTCCTCAAAGAGATCCCCCAACCTCCCGCTGTTCTCTATTATGAAGGAGAGCTGGATTGTCTCCAAGAGCCGGCCATCGCCATTGTCGGATCGCGACACCCGAGCGAGTACGGAAGAACGGTTACTCTCCGTCTTGCCAAAGAGATTGCGGAACGAGGGATCGTCGTGGTCAGCGGTTTTGCCCAAGGGATTGACCTGATGGCCCATCAGGGGGCCCTTGAAGGGGGAGGGAAGACGATTGCCGTCCTGGGTGCCGGGCTTGATATTGATTACCCGCGCGGGGATCAGGTTTGGAGGAGGGAGATTCGCCAAAAGGGGCTGTTGCTGACAGAACTACCCCCCGGAACACCGCCTCTTTCGCACAATTTTCCGTTGAGGAACAGGATCATCAGCGGACTCTCTTTGGGAGTGGTTGTGGTTGAGGCTGCACTCAACAGCGGCTCATTGATTACCGCCCAATGGGCTTTGGAACAAAACAGGGAGATCTTTGCCGTGCCTGGTCCGGTCGATTCCCCCCAATCTTTCGGGCCTCACTCCCTCATCCAGAAAGGGGCGAAGTTGGTTCAGCGTGTGGAAGATATTCTGGATGAGTTTCCTTTGTTTCAAGTCAAACAGCCCCAACGGGATGTTGAGAGGGGCGACGCGAGCCCCTGTGGAAAACCCCTTTACAATCACCTCAAAGAAGAGGAGAAGAAGATTCTTTTGCAACTGACCCCGACACCCAAATCGGTGGATGAGATTATGAGGCGAGTCAACATGGAAAGCGGCGCTGTCTTGGCAACACTCCTCTCGCTTGAACTCCGCGGCGTCATCCAGCAACATCCGGGCAAGCAGTTCAGTATTCTTAGGGAGGGTTCTTGA